The following are encoded in a window of Vibrio sp. SCSIO 43136 genomic DNA:
- a CDS encoding carbohydrate porin — protein MKLKTLSITIALIAASAPLHALETSAELHGYLKSGLLVNADGTRAKSLGLIGYGKFRLGNEQNTKIELLPTLKMTTDEGTWAKVRANLTHETQCSADWNCTDTDGHEIQYREGYVEMGGFDFAPESVFWAGKRYSSSNNSNHQYDWEYMQSNGTGGGIDKIDVGFAKMDIGVYAFMPSDRNGETPADGTLQGYSEDYSLNMWLKKIGGTGLDLQVTAHTMKEHAWHKGAAESGVGLTGVYNFDGFYNLTGGYSRFVVQYGQGLAAGDSLGKNGWGFANSSDTKSTRVVFDGLANLNESWEVSTFAFYQKDSDYAPWSDWSNSSTVGYDRDVYAVGVRPHNQITKNFAMQYEVGYENVNEKKDGGANGGLVKATIAPTLMLESGFWARPQIRAFATYAQWEDGVAGKLQGQGYARDGQTDTWNFGVQAEVWF, from the coding sequence ATGAAACTTAAAACTCTTAGCATCACCATTGCTCTAATCGCTGCATCAGCGCCACTGCACGCACTGGAAACCTCAGCAGAGCTTCATGGTTACCTGAAATCAGGGCTGTTGGTGAATGCAGACGGCACTCGCGCCAAGTCACTTGGCTTGATTGGTTACGGTAAATTTCGTTTAGGTAACGAGCAAAATACCAAAATCGAACTTTTACCAACGTTGAAAATGACCACAGATGAAGGAACGTGGGCAAAAGTACGCGCCAACTTAACTCATGAAACGCAATGTAGTGCTGATTGGAACTGTACCGATACGGATGGCCACGAGATCCAATACCGTGAAGGCTACGTAGAGATGGGTGGTTTTGATTTCGCACCAGAATCCGTGTTCTGGGCGGGTAAGCGTTACAGTTCTTCAAATAACTCAAACCACCAGTATGACTGGGAGTACATGCAGTCAAACGGTACTGGCGGTGGTATCGACAAGATTGATGTTGGTTTTGCCAAAATGGATATCGGCGTATACGCCTTTATGCCAAGTGACCGTAATGGTGAAACACCAGCAGACGGTACACTGCAAGGGTACTCAGAAGATTATTCATTAAACATGTGGCTTAAGAAGATCGGCGGTACAGGTCTTGACCTACAAGTTACAGCGCACACCATGAAAGAACACGCTTGGCACAAAGGTGCAGCAGAAAGTGGTGTTGGTCTAACGGGTGTTTACAACTTTGATGGTTTCTACAATCTAACCGGTGGTTACTCACGCTTTGTGGTTCAGTACGGCCAAGGCCTTGCTGCGGGTGATTCACTTGGCAAAAACGGTTGGGGCTTTGCCAACTCATCAGACACCAAATCTACTCGTGTTGTGTTTGATGGCTTAGCTAACCTGAATGAGAGCTGGGAAGTATCTACGTTTGCTTTCTACCAAAAAGATTCAGACTACGCTCCTTGGAGTGACTGGTCTAACTCATCGACGGTTGGTTATGACCGAGACGTCTACGCAGTGGGTGTTCGTCCACACAACCAAATCACCAAAAACTTCGCGATGCAATACGAAGTGGGTTACGAAAACGTCAACGAGAAGAAAGATGGTGGTGCAAATGGTGGCCTAGTTAAAGCGACTATCGCACCAACACTCATGCTGGAATCTGGCTTCTGGGCTCGTCCACAAATTCGTGCGTTTGCAACGTATGCTCAGTGGGAAGATGGCGTTGCAGGTAAACTGCAAGGTCAAGGTTATGCCCGCGATGGCCAAACAGATACTTGGAACTTTGGTGTTCAAGCAGAAGTTTGGTTCTAA